The following proteins are encoded in a genomic region of Gammaproteobacteria bacterium:
- a CDS encoding S41 family peptidase, translated as MNPAAQNPAPKGRCRRAAIAACVACLAGVFACRAVGDETEMQAEPLPLDMLRAFAEAFVRIKRDYVEPVDDEQLLEYAIRGMTYGLDPHSAYLEPESYRHLHEGTVGRQFGGLGLQVDMKNGRIVIVAPIEDTPADRAGLHSGDVIVEIDGKSAKGLQLQEAVKIMRGRPGTRLSLTVLREGSEEPLTFEIKRDVIRLKSVKRRLLEPGYALLRITHFQERTARDLVEALEKLRHESDIPLEGAILDLRNNPGGILNAAVAVSSLFLKSGTIVSTEGRRADANLSFNAKPDDVLKGRPLVVLVNRGSASASEIVAGALQDHGRAPILGEKTFGKGSVQSILTMKNETALKLTTAHYYTPNGRSIHEQGIVPDFVSNEAGHARPSELDPGEDPQIQRALEKLKVMYLVYKQQQEQSS; from the coding sequence ATGAACCCAGCGGCACAGAACCCGGCCCCGAAGGGCCGCTGTCGGCGGGCCGCCATTGCGGCCTGCGTTGCCTGCCTGGCCGGCGTTTTTGCCTGTCGCGCCGTCGGCGACGAAACCGAGATGCAGGCGGAACCCCTGCCGCTGGACATGTTGCGCGCTTTCGCCGAAGCGTTTGTCCGGATCAAACGCGACTACGTAGAACCCGTAGATGACGAACAGCTGCTCGAGTACGCCATTCGCGGAATGACGTACGGGCTGGATCCTCATTCCGCCTACCTGGAGCCGGAGTCCTACCGCCACCTGCATGAGGGTACGGTGGGCCGCCAATTCGGGGGCTTGGGCCTGCAAGTTGACATGAAGAACGGCCGGATCGTGATCGTGGCGCCGATCGAGGATACGCCGGCCGACCGCGCCGGGCTGCACAGCGGGGACGTCATCGTCGAGATTGACGGCAAATCCGCTAAAGGGCTGCAACTGCAGGAGGCCGTCAAGATCATGCGCGGCCGGCCGGGCACCCGTCTGAGCCTGACCGTCCTGCGCGAAGGCAGCGAGGAACCCCTGACCTTCGAGATCAAGCGCGACGTGATCCGCCTGAAGAGCGTGAAGCGGCGGCTCCTGGAACCCGGCTACGCGCTGCTGCGGATCACGCATTTCCAGGAACGCACCGCCCGGGACCTGGTGGAGGCGCTGGAAAAACTGCGCCACGAAAGCGACATCCCCCTGGAGGGGGCAATACTGGACCTGCGAAACAATCCGGGGGGCATCCTCAATGCCGCCGTGGCGGTCTCGAGCTTGTTCCTGAAAAGCGGCACCATTGTCTCTACCGAGGGGAGGCGGGCAGACGCCAACCTGAGCTTCAACGCCAAACCGGACGACGTGCTGAAGGGCCGCCCGCTGGTGGTGCTGGTCAACCGCGGCTCGGCATCGGCATCGGAGATCGTCGCCGGGGCGTTGCAAGATCACGGGCGGGCGCCGATCCTGGGAGAGAAGACTTTCGGCAAAGGCTCCGTGCAGTCCATCCTGACTATGAAGAACGAGACGGCGCTCAAGCTGACCACCGCCCATTACTACACGCCGAACGGGCGCTCGATCCACGAACAGGGGATCGTGCCGGATTTCGTCTCCAACGAGGCGGGACACGCCCGGCCGTCGGAACTGGACCCGGGCGAAGATCCCCAGATCCAGAGGGCGCTCGAAAAGCTGAAGGTCATGTACCTCGTCTATAAGCAACAGCAAGAGCAAAGTTCCTGA
- a CDS encoding DJ-1/PfpI family protein, with product MSNVLVPLADGFEDIEAITVIDVLRRAGVQVTTASVSPEREAHSSHGIGVATDQTLTEAMDDAYDMIVLPGGLPGADTLKKDPRIRSLLQTMNREGKHIAAICAAPAVLADAGLLQGRTATSYPGCLSQWQDAGVSLREAPVVADGKIITSRGPGTAMDFALALVEALLGNDKRSEVAAALLAPTAAAGHGAAIA from the coding sequence ATGAGCAACGTACTGGTACCGCTGGCGGACGGCTTCGAGGATATCGAGGCGATTACCGTCATAGACGTGCTCCGCCGGGCGGGCGTACAGGTCACCACCGCCAGCGTCTCCCCGGAGCGGGAGGCGCATTCCAGCCATGGGATCGGGGTGGCGACGGACCAGACGCTGACAGAGGCTATGGACGACGCCTACGACATGATCGTATTGCCCGGAGGTCTGCCCGGCGCGGACACCCTGAAAAAAGACCCCCGCATCCGCTCCCTGTTGCAGACCATGAACCGGGAAGGGAAGCATATCGCCGCCATTTGCGCGGCCCCCGCCGTACTGGCCGACGCAGGACTGCTGCAAGGAAGGACGGCCACCTCCTACCCCGGCTGCCTGAGCCAGTGGCAGGACGCGGGCGTCTCCCTGCGGGAGGCGCCGGTGGTCGCGGACGGAAAGATTATTACTTCGCGCGGGCCGGGCACGGCCATGGATTTCGCCCTGGCCCTGGTCGAGGCGTTGCTGGGCAACGACAAGCGCAGCGAGGTCGCGGCCGCGCTGCTCGCCCCCACTGCCGCCGCCGGCCATGGGGCGGCAATTGCCTGA
- a CDS encoding PQQ-dependent sugar dehydrogenase produces MRAHRHGQPRRHPRHGTARIAAYAAATVLASLIALPRAAAEDAVQESEKQRFRLVRLVEGLENPWGMAFLPGGGFLITERPGRLQLVSPQTMRPEPVTGLPEVFASGQGGLLDVALHPHFQQNRLVYISYSAGGLIGKGTEVARGRLLGQQLEDLEVIFQAQPKQLGSRHFGSRLLFSPDGMLFISLGDRADPPSAQDLGQHPGSIIRVRDDGSVPETNPFVRRQIALPEIYSYGHRNVQGIFWQQDADLLWTHEHGPMGGDELNLVQAGRNYGWPVITYGVNYGTGTAIGEGITHQEGMEQPKYYWVPSISPSGLLLYTGERFPGWRGNLFIGSLKFSLLVRLELQGEEVVREERLLQGHVGRVRDVRQGPDGLIYLLTDESRGMLARLEPVAPDE; encoded by the coding sequence ATGCGCGCGCACCGCCATGGGCAGCCCCGCCGGCATCCACGGCACGGGACAGCGCGCATAGCGGCATATGCGGCGGCGACCGTCCTGGCGTCCCTCATCGCGCTGCCCCGCGCCGCCGCGGAAGATGCGGTGCAGGAGTCGGAGAAACAGCGGTTCCGACTGGTGCGCCTGGTCGAGGGACTGGAGAATCCCTGGGGAATGGCCTTCCTCCCGGGCGGCGGCTTCCTGATCACCGAGCGCCCCGGCCGCTTGCAACTGGTATCGCCGCAAACCATGCGCCCCGAACCCGTCACGGGGTTGCCGGAGGTCTTCGCGTCCGGCCAGGGCGGGCTGCTGGATGTCGCGCTGCACCCGCACTTCCAGCAGAATCGCCTGGTATATATCTCCTACTCGGCGGGCGGCCTGATCGGCAAAGGAACCGAGGTGGCCCGCGGCCGCCTGCTCGGACAACAGCTCGAAGACCTGGAGGTGATCTTCCAGGCGCAGCCCAAACAACTCGGCAGCCGCCACTTCGGCTCGCGGCTCCTGTTCTCTCCCGACGGAATGCTGTTCATCAGCCTGGGGGACCGCGCCGACCCCCCCAGCGCCCAGGATCTGGGACAGCATCCGGGGAGCATCATCCGCGTCCGGGACGACGGCAGCGTGCCAGAGACCAACCCCTTCGTCCGGCGCCAGATCGCGCTGCCCGAGATCTACAGTTACGGCCACCGCAACGTGCAGGGGATATTCTGGCAACAGGACGCGGACCTGCTATGGACGCACGAACACGGCCCCATGGGCGGCGACGAACTGAACCTGGTGCAGGCGGGCCGCAATTACGGCTGGCCTGTCATCACCTACGGCGTGAACTACGGCACCGGCACCGCCATCGGCGAGGGAATAACGCACCAGGAAGGGATGGAACAGCCGAAATATTATTGGGTGCCGTCCATCTCCCCTTCCGGACTGCTCCTGTACACGGGGGAGCGCTTTCCGGGCTGGCGGGGCAACCTGTTCATCGGTTCGCTCAAGTTCTCGCTGCTGGTCCGGCTGGAGTTGCAGGGCGAGGAGGTGGTGCGCGAAGAACGGCTGCTCCAAGGGCACGTGGGCAGGGTTCGGGATGTCCGGCAGGGACCGGACGGCCTAATCTACCTGCTGACGGACGAATCCAGGGGAATGCTGGCCCGGCTGGAGCCGGTAGCGCCAGACGAATGA